The Rhodobacter sp. CZR27 genome includes a window with the following:
- the iolB gene encoding 5-deoxy-glucuronate isomerase codes for MSRLLCRPFGTHGKVHEITPAAAGWRYVGFSLWRLRAGESAAEATGGMEAILVMVEGRARFEAAGRDWGEIGDRMDVFEKTPPHCLYLPAGSDWRAVATTDCTIGVCLAPGRGGHAARRIGPGGITLTPRGEGSNLRHINNIAMEAEDVADSLLVTEVFTPAGNWSSYPSHRHDEDDFPRITYLEETYYHRLNPAQGFGIQRVYTEDGTLDETMAVRNHDVVLVPRGHHPCGAPHGYEMYYLNVMAGPLRKWRFAPDPAHAWLLPSP; via the coding sequence ATGTCACGGCTGCTGTGCCGACCCTTCGGCACCCACGGCAAGGTGCACGAGATCACGCCCGCCGCGGCCGGCTGGCGCTACGTCGGCTTCTCGCTCTGGCGGCTGCGCGCCGGCGAGAGCGCGGCCGAAGCCACGGGCGGCATGGAGGCGATCCTCGTCATGGTCGAGGGCCGCGCCCGCTTCGAGGCCGCGGGCCGCGACTGGGGCGAGATCGGCGACCGGATGGACGTGTTCGAGAAGACGCCGCCGCACTGCCTGTATCTGCCCGCCGGTTCGGACTGGCGGGCGGTGGCCACGACCGATTGCACCATCGGCGTCTGCCTCGCCCCCGGACGGGGCGGCCATGCGGCGCGCCGGATCGGCCCCGGGGGCATCACGCTCACCCCGCGCGGCGAGGGTTCGAACCTGCGCCACATCAACAATATCGCAATGGAGGCGGAGGACGTCGCCGACAGCCTGCTGGTGACCGAGGTCTTCACGCCCGCGGGCAACTGGTCCTCCTATCCCAGTCACCGGCACGACGAGGACGACTTTCCCCGCATTACCTATCTGGAGGAAACCTACTATCACCGCCTGAACCCGGCGCAGGGGTTCGGCATCCAGCGGGTCTATACCGAGGACGGGACGCTGGACGAGACGATGGCGGTGCGCAACCACGATGTCGTGCTGGTGCCGCGGGGACATCATCCCTGCGGCGCGCCGCATGGCTACGAGATGTATTACCTCAACGTGATGGCGGGTCCGCTGCGCAAGTGGCGCTTTGCGCCCGACCCCGCGCACGCATGGCTTCTGCCGAGCCCCTGA
- a CDS encoding RlmE family RNA methyltransferase gives MTTKNTSGRGQRELRVRVKTAKGRKLSSTLWLERQLNDPYVVRAKKEGFRGRAAYKIIELDDKFGFLKPGARVVDLGCAPGGWCQVAVERVNALGQKKNKPQGTVLGVDLQEVEPIAGAEIHQLDFLSDDADAKVKGWLGGGADVVMSDMAAAASGHKGTDHLRIIALCEAAANFAFDVLAEGGTFVAKVLAGGAENELQALLKRNFTRVANVKPPASRADSSEKFVVAMGYRGARHAPPDGQPEAEGHPD, from the coding sequence ATGACGACAAAGAACACCTCGGGTCGCGGCCAGCGCGAGCTTCGCGTGCGCGTGAAGACGGCGAAGGGGCGGAAGCTTTCCTCGACGCTCTGGCTCGAGCGGCAGCTGAACGATCCGTACGTGGTCCGCGCGAAGAAGGAGGGCTTCCGGGGCAGGGCGGCCTACAAGATCATCGAGCTTGACGACAAGTTCGGCTTTCTCAAGCCCGGCGCCCGGGTGGTCGACCTTGGCTGCGCGCCCGGCGGCTGGTGTCAGGTCGCGGTCGAGCGGGTGAACGCGCTCGGCCAGAAGAAGAACAAGCCGCAGGGCACCGTTCTGGGCGTTGACCTGCAGGAGGTCGAGCCGATTGCCGGGGCCGAGATCCACCAGCTGGATTTCCTCTCGGACGATGCCGACGCCAAGGTCAAGGGCTGGCTCGGCGGCGGGGCCGACGTGGTGATGAGCGACATGGCCGCGGCGGCCTCGGGCCACAAGGGCACCGACCATCTGCGCATCATCGCGCTCTGCGAGGCGGCGGCGAACTTCGCCTTCGATGTGCTGGCCGAGGGTGGCACCTTCGTGGCGAAGGTGCTGGCCGGCGGGGCGGAGAACGAGCTTCAGGCGCTTCTGAAGCGCAACTTCACCAGGGTGGCCAATGTGAAGCCCCCGGCAAGCCGCGCGGACAGCTCGGAGAAGTTCGTCGTGGCGATGGGCTACCGCGGGGCCCGACACGCGCCCCCGGATGGCCAGCCCGAGG
- a CDS encoding methyltetrahydrofolate cobalamin methyltransferase, with amino-acid sequence MTRTFIESKTKTVVIGFDEPFCVIGERINPTGRKKLAAELEAGDFSTVEKDALEQVACGAMVLDVNSGAVFTNRMAEDPRYADNNFVEPPLMKELIARIQAITDTPLCIDSSVPGALEAGLQTCEGRPLLNSVTGEEERLELVLPLVKKYNVPVVAISNDDTGISQDPDVRFAVAKKIVERAADFGIPAHDIVVDPLVMPVGAMASAGQQVFALVRRLRDELGVNTTCGASNVSFGLPNRHGVNAAFLPMAIGAGMTSAIMNPVRSVEMEAIRAANMLMNHDPNGGEWIRFSRVLDAVKEGASFPEACAAAASAGGRGRRRARA; translated from the coding sequence ATGACCCGTACCTTCATTGAATCGAAAACGAAAACCGTCGTCATCGGCTTCGACGAACCCTTCTGCGTGATCGGCGAGCGCATCAACCCGACCGGGCGCAAGAAGCTGGCCGCGGAACTGGAAGCCGGCGACTTCTCGACGGTCGAGAAGGATGCGCTGGAACAGGTGGCCTGCGGAGCGATGGTGCTTGACGTGAACTCGGGCGCGGTCTTCACCAACAGGATGGCCGAGGATCCGCGCTACGCCGACAACAACTTCGTCGAGCCGCCGCTGATGAAGGAGCTGATCGCCCGCATCCAGGCGATCACCGACACCCCGCTCTGCATCGACAGCTCGGTTCCGGGCGCGCTGGAGGCGGGCCTGCAGACCTGCGAGGGCCGCCCCCTGCTGAACTCGGTCACGGGCGAGGAGGAGCGGCTGGAACTCGTCCTGCCGCTGGTGAAGAAGTACAACGTGCCGGTGGTGGCGATCTCGAACGACGACACCGGCATCAGTCAGGATCCCGACGTGCGCTTCGCGGTGGCGAAGAAGATCGTCGAGCGCGCGGCCGATTTCGGCATCCCCGCGCATGACATCGTGGTCGATCCGCTGGTGATGCCGGTTGGCGCCATGGCGAGCGCGGGCCAGCAGGTCTTCGCCCTCGTTCGCCGCCTGCGCGACGAGCTGGGCGTGAACACCACCTGCGGCGCCTCGAATGTGTCCTTCGGCCTGCCGAACCGGCATGGCGTGAACGCGGCCTTCCTGCCGATGGCCATCGGCGCCGGCATGACCTCGGCGATCATGAACCCGGTGCGGTCGGTCGAGATGGAGGCGATCCGCGCCGCCAACATGCTGATGAACCACGACCCGAATGGCGGCGAGTGGATCAGGTTCTCCCGCGTCCTCGACGCGGTGAAGGAAGGCGCGAGCTTCCCCGAGGCCTGTGCCGCCGCCGCTTCGGCCGGGGGCCGCGGCCGCCGTCGCGCCCGCGCCTGA
- a CDS encoding 5,10-methylenetetrahydrofolate reductase, with translation MALFKLRREATAPSAPAPVEALLKGYSIEVMPRTAEKVANFRDLLPRGTRVYIAHIDGTPIDEMVATAKRLNAEGFPVMPHFPARIIKDRATLADWIARYQGEANVRQGLILAGGLRAPQGDFHSSMQLLETGLFDGFERLHVAGHPEGSKDIDPDGSDRMVMEALRWKQAFSERTDAKMAIATQFCFEPDPVIAWAERLAAEGIKLPIHIGIAGPAKLQTMIKFAVACGVGPSMRVLQKRAMDVTKLLLPYEPTDFVNGIAAHKAKNHMFGIESVHFFPLGGIKANAEWVTANGGRSGIPANLEEKVEA, from the coding sequence ATGGCGCTTTTCAAACTCCGCCGCGAGGCGACCGCCCCCTCTGCCCCGGCCCCGGTCGAGGCGCTGCTGAAGGGCTACTCGATCGAGGTGATGCCGCGCACGGCCGAGAAGGTCGCGAACTTCCGCGACCTGCTGCCCCGCGGGACCCGCGTCTATATCGCCCACATCGACGGTACGCCGATCGACGAGATGGTGGCGACCGCAAAGCGGCTGAACGCCGAAGGCTTCCCCGTGATGCCGCACTTCCCGGCGCGGATCATCAAGGACCGCGCCACGCTCGCCGACTGGATCGCCCGCTATCAGGGCGAGGCCAACGTCAGGCAGGGTCTGATCCTCGCCGGCGGCCTGCGCGCGCCGCAGGGCGACTTCCATTCCTCGATGCAACTTCTGGAAACCGGGCTCTTCGACGGATTCGAGAGGCTGCACGTCGCCGGGCACCCGGAAGGATCGAAGGACATCGACCCGGACGGCTCTGACCGCATGGTGATGGAGGCGCTGCGCTGGAAGCAGGCCTTCTCGGAACGCACCGACGCGAAGATGGCCATCGCGACGCAGTTCTGCTTCGAGCCCGACCCGGTGATCGCCTGGGCCGAGCGGCTGGCCGCCGAGGGCATCAAACTGCCGATCCATATCGGCATCGCGGGCCCGGCGAAGCTTCAGACCATGATCAAGTTCGCGGTCGCCTGCGGCGTCGGCCCCTCGATGCGGGTGCTGCAGAAGCGGGCGATGGACGTGACCAAGCTGCTGCTGCCCTATGAGCCCACCGATTTCGTGAACGGCATTGCCGCACACAAGGCGAAGAACCACATGTTCGGCATTGAATCCGTTCACTTCTTCCCGCTGGGCGGCATCAAGGCCAATGCCGAGTGGGTGACCGCGAACGGCGGCCGCTCCGGCATCCCGGCTAATCTTGAGGAAAAGGTTGAAGCATGA
- a CDS encoding Ppx/GppA phosphatase family protein gives MTPERPRGADAIPVRNDVAISPPVEPSVTPPTDRGQLYAALDLGTNSCRMLIAQPRGSQFQVVDSFSKTVQLGVGLEASGRLSRTSMGRTIQALRICQKKIEKHQVRRMRLVATEACRRARNARDFIRQIRRETGLSLEIIAPEEEARLAVISCAPLVSRRTEQLLVVDIGGGSTELVWIDLSAVPQDDRPKAIMRLHSGFTPKGIGPEARVVDWISVPLGVATLKDQFVDVDDDAARFALMSWYFEENLASFSPYNAENPREGFQIIGTSGTITTVAASFLGLRRYDRTKVDGLHMTSDQIDTVIRDYLALGPEGRRTDPRIGRERHSLIMSGAAILQALMRIWPTDRLSVADRGLREGLLYAQMSADGVLEDGPYR, from the coding sequence ATGACGCCCGAGCGTCCCAGGGGTGCGGACGCGATCCCGGTGCGCAACGATGTCGCCATCAGCCCGCCGGTGGAACCATCCGTCACCCCACCAACAGACCGGGGGCAGCTCTATGCAGCGCTGGACCTCGGAACGAACAGTTGCCGCATGCTGATTGCCCAGCCGAGGGGCAGTCAGTTTCAGGTCGTGGATTCGTTTTCCAAGACCGTGCAGCTTGGCGTCGGGCTGGAGGCTTCCGGCCGGCTTTCGCGCACCTCCATGGGGCGCACGATCCAGGCGCTGCGGATCTGCCAGAAGAAGATCGAGAAGCACCAGGTCCGCCGGATGCGGCTGGTGGCGACCGAGGCCTGCCGCCGCGCCCGCAACGCCCGCGACTTCATACGCCAGATCCGGCGCGAGACCGGGCTGTCGCTGGAAATCATCGCGCCCGAGGAGGAGGCCCGGCTGGCCGTGATCTCCTGCGCGCCGCTGGTCTCGCGGCGGACCGAGCAGCTTCTGGTTGTGGACATCGGCGGCGGTTCGACCGAACTGGTGTGGATCGACCTTTCCGCCGTGCCGCAGGACGACCGGCCGAAGGCGATCATGCGCCTTCATTCCGGCTTCACGCCCAAGGGCATCGGGCCGGAGGCGCGGGTGGTGGACTGGATCTCGGTCCCGCTGGGCGTGGCCACGCTCAAGGATCAGTTCGTCGATGTCGATGACGACGCCGCGCGCTTCGCCCTGATGAGCTGGTATTTCGAGGAGAACCTTGCCAGCTTCTCGCCCTACAACGCCGAGAACCCGCGCGAGGGGTTCCAGATCATCGGCACCTCGGGCACGATCACCACGGTCGCGGCCTCCTTCCTCGGCCTGCGCCGCTATGACCGCACCAAGGTCGACGGGCTGCACATGACCTCGGACCAGATCGACACGGTGATCCGGGATTACCTGGCCCTCGGGCCGGAAGGCCGGCGCACCGACCCTCGCATCGGGCGCGAGCGGCACAGCCTGATCATGTCGGGCGCGGCGATCCTGCAGGCCCTGATGCGGATCTGGCCGACCGACCGGCTGTCGGTGGCCGACCGCGGCCTGCGCGAGGGGCTTCTCTATGCACAGATGAGCGCCGATGGCGTTCTCGAGGACGGACCATACAGATGA
- a CDS encoding ASKHA domain-containing protein: protein MSDPLVIFTPSGKRGRFPVGTPVLAAARQLGVDLDSVCGGRGICSKCQVQPGYGEFAKHGVTVAADALSEWNAVEERYKSKRGMLDGRRLGCQAKIMGDVVIDVPPESQLHKQVIRKSATEREIAMDPATRTLYVEVAEPDMDEPSGDFERLQIALREQWGVQGVEADLPLLRRLQGALRQGEWKVTVALHKGNHDARTRILDLWPGFYEGGLHGLAIDLGSTTIAAHLCDLRDGRVLASAGVMNPQIRFGEDLMSRVSYAMMNPGGDIEMTKAVRQAIDRLATEIAAEAQVDPASIYELVFVCNPVMHHLLLGIDPVELGQAPFALALGSSLSLDARELDLGSVNRAARVYVLPCIAGHVGADCAAVALSEEPHKATDMVLIVDVGTNAEILLGNSARVLACSSPTGPAFEGAQISSGQRAAPGAIERLAIDPVTKEPRFRVIGCDLWSDEPGFAEAVGTVTGICGSGIIEAVAEMRMAGLLDARGLIGSSEQTGSARCEADGRTHSYLVHDGSATGGPRILVTQTDIRAIQLAKSALYAGARLLMDEIGVDKVDRVVLAGAFGAHISPKHAMVLGMIPDVPLGKVISAGNAAGTGARIALASVAARDTIEQVVQQIHKVETAIEPRFQEHFVNANAIPHAVDPFPELARIVSLPEVSFNTGGGSDRRRRRG from the coding sequence ATGTCCGACCCGCTGGTCATCTTCACCCCCTCCGGCAAGCGGGGCCGCTTTCCGGTCGGCACGCCCGTCCTGGCCGCCGCGCGGCAACTGGGGGTTGACCTCGATTCGGTCTGCGGCGGGCGCGGCATCTGCTCGAAGTGTCAGGTCCAGCCCGGCTACGGCGAGTTCGCCAAGCATGGCGTGACCGTGGCGGCCGACGCGCTGTCGGAGTGGAACGCGGTCGAGGAGCGCTACAAGTCCAAGCGGGGCATGCTGGACGGTCGGCGTCTCGGCTGTCAGGCGAAGATCATGGGCGACGTGGTGATCGACGTGCCGCCCGAGAGCCAGCTGCACAAGCAGGTGATCCGCAAGTCGGCGACCGAGCGCGAGATCGCCATGGATCCCGCGACGCGCACGCTCTACGTCGAGGTGGCCGAGCCCGACATGGACGAGCCCTCGGGCGATTTCGAGCGTCTGCAGATCGCGCTTCGCGAACAGTGGGGTGTCCAGGGGGTGGAGGCCGACCTGCCCCTCCTGCGCCGCCTGCAAGGCGCGCTGCGGCAGGGCGAATGGAAGGTGACGGTCGCGCTCCACAAGGGCAACCACGACGCGCGCACCCGCATCCTCGACCTCTGGCCCGGGTTCTACGAAGGCGGGCTTCATGGCCTTGCCATTGACCTCGGCTCAACCACCATCGCCGCGCATCTCTGCGACCTCCGGGATGGCCGGGTGCTGGCCTCGGCGGGGGTGATGAACCCGCAGATCCGCTTCGGCGAGGATCTGATGAGCCGCGTCAGCTACGCGATGATGAACCCGGGCGGCGACATCGAGATGACGAAGGCGGTGCGCCAGGCCATCGACCGGCTGGCGACCGAGATCGCCGCCGAGGCGCAGGTGGATCCGGCTTCGATCTATGAACTCGTCTTCGTCTGCAACCCGGTGATGCACCACCTCCTGCTGGGCATCGACCCGGTGGAACTGGGCCAGGCGCCCTTCGCGCTGGCGCTCGGCAGCAGCCTGTCGCTTGATGCGCGCGAGCTGGATCTGGGGTCGGTGAACCGCGCGGCGCGGGTCTATGTGCTGCCCTGCATCGCGGGCCATGTCGGGGCCGACTGCGCCGCCGTCGCGCTCTCGGAAGAGCCGCACAAGGCCACCGACATGGTGCTGATCGTGGACGTGGGCACCAATGCCGAGATCCTGCTCGGTAACTCCGCTCGGGTGCTGGCCTGCTCCTCGCCCACCGGCCCCGCCTTCGAGGGCGCGCAGATCTCCTCGGGCCAGCGTGCGGCGCCCGGCGCGATCGAGCGGCTTGCCATCGATCCGGTCACGAAGGAGCCGCGCTTCCGCGTCATCGGCTGCGACCTCTGGTCGGACGAGCCGGGCTTCGCCGAGGCCGTGGGAACGGTCACCGGCATCTGCGGCTCGGGCATCATCGAGGCGGTGGCCGAGATGCGGATGGCGGGCCTGCTCGACGCCCGCGGCCTGATCGGCTCGTCCGAGCAGACCGGCAGCGCGCGCTGTGAAGCCGACGGGCGGACGCATTCCTACCTTGTCCACGACGGCAGCGCCACGGGCGGCCCGCGGATCCTCGTGACCCAGACTGACATCCGGGCGATCCAGCTGGCCAAGTCGGCGCTCTACGCAGGCGCACGGCTCCTGATGGACGAGATCGGCGTGGACAAGGTCGACCGCGTCGTGCTGGCCGGTGCCTTCGGCGCGCACATCAGCCCGAAGCATGCCATGGTGCTGGGAATGATCCCGGACGTGCCGCTCGGCAAGGTGATCTCTGCCGGGAACGCGGCAGGGACCGGCGCCCGCATTGCCCTTGCGTCGGTCGCGGCACGGGACACGATCGAGCAGGTGGTGCAGCAGATCCACAAGGTCGAGACCGCGATCGAGCCGCGCTTCCAGGAGCATTTCGTGAATGCGAATGCGATCCCCCATGCGGTGGACCCCTTCCCGGAACTGGCGAGGATCGTCTCGCTGCCCGAGGTGTCGTTCAACACCGGCGGCGGAAGCGACCGGCGCCGCCGTCGCGGCTGA
- a CDS encoding glycoside hydrolase family 16 protein — translation MGIDPDIQPFLDDLAARVSALECATPASPDLTSALARIAALETRTAGAASALAGGLVQPEEPEIPAVVLPEGYRLLGDFRRARGDAAQWGTDELIMTTWQGGAGTMGDPSLITWGSDGTALLQFRDGNPPRAGVMQLNRPQKALGRWGMIAGDIKPGAVAAFFTYAGNGREFDFELGQVSGKPTWIIGIHQPKPGGGTVSSAKKHAALTEGAHRYEIEATADAVVFSIDGAEVARFTAADVPGATWDTTSAMEAFCSVEKHGSWAGWAAADYAANTAQMRVHALML, via the coding sequence ATGGGAATCGATCCCGACATCCAACCGTTCCTTGACGACCTGGCCGCGCGCGTTTCGGCGCTGGAATGTGCGACGCCTGCCAGTCCGGACCTGACCTCGGCGCTGGCCCGCATTGCCGCACTCGAGACGCGCACCGCAGGTGCCGCGTCGGCGCTGGCCGGCGGTCTCGTGCAGCCGGAAGAGCCGGAGATCCCCGCCGTTGTCCTGCCGGAGGGCTACCGGCTCCTCGGCGACTTCCGCCGCGCTCGTGGCGATGCCGCCCAGTGGGGCACCGACGAACTGATCATGACCACATGGCAGGGCGGCGCCGGCACGATGGGCGACCCCTCGCTGATCACCTGGGGCAGCGACGGCACGGCCCTGCTGCAGTTCCGCGACGGCAATCCGCCGCGTGCGGGCGTCATGCAGCTGAACCGCCCGCAGAAGGCCTTGGGGCGCTGGGGCATGATCGCGGGCGACATCAAGCCGGGCGCGGTCGCCGCGTTCTTCACCTATGCCGGCAATGGCCGCGAGTTCGACTTCGAGCTGGGCCAGGTGAGCGGCAAGCCGACCTGGATCATCGGCATCCACCAGCCGAAGCCGGGCGGCGGCACGGTCTCGTCGGCCAAGAAGCACGCGGCCCTGACCGAGGGCGCGCACCGCTACGAGATCGAAGCCACGGCCGACGCAGTGGTGTTCTCGATCGACGGCGCGGAGGTCGCGCGCTTCACGGCCGCCGACGTTCCCGGCGCGACCTGGGACACGACCTCGGCGATGGAGGCCTTCTGCTCGGTCGAGAAGCACGGCAGCTGGGCGGGCTGGGCCGCGGCCGACTATGCGGCCAACACGGCGCAGATGCGGGTGCATGCGCTGATGCTGTGA
- a CDS encoding virulence factor → MPEVTIVYWRDIPAQVIVGRGRKGAKAPLPERFEQAIDRCAMKIGAKDSDAYLAEWRKATTEVEGDPESLATSEAARLDALYDAARLRALIDNDGRA, encoded by the coding sequence ATGCCCGAGGTGACGATCGTCTACTGGCGCGACATACCGGCCCAGGTCATCGTGGGACGCGGCCGCAAGGGCGCAAAGGCCCCGCTGCCCGAGCGTTTCGAGCAGGCCATCGACCGCTGCGCCATGAAGATCGGCGCGAAGGACAGCGATGCCTATCTTGCCGAATGGCGCAAGGCCACCACCGAAGTCGAGGGCGACCCGGAGTCGCTGGCGACATCGGAGGCCGCGCGTCTCGATGCCCTTTACGATGCCGCGCGCCTTCGGGCGCTGATCGACAACGATGGCCGGGCCTGA